ACGTTCGTCTTGGAGCGTACAGCACGCAAGGAGACGACCTTCAGACCGTGCCATTCACCGCGGACGATGTTTATGACGGACAAAGCAACGATGTGGATATCGGTCTGTTGAGGCTTCCGCACGAAGCTTCCATATCACAAAGCGTCGCTCCCGTTTCTCTGCCCGACGTCGATGATCAGGACTGGGTGAGAACGGACCTCCGTAGTGTCGAGGCAACATATTGGAACTTGGATTCCCATGCAGCGTATTCAATTGACCTCCATCGGTTGGCTATTTCCCTCTTGTCCAACAGCCAGTGTAAAGAACTTGCACAGGGCGTTGGGCTCAATGCAGACGACTTGTCGACGGGTTCACGGCAAATTTGCGCTCAATCAACCGAGTCGGATTGCGACGGAGATTTAGGAAGTCCTCTAGTTGCTGAACGCGACGGGGTTCCCTTTCTGATCGGAGTGCTCAGTACGGGCCACGCTTGCCGAAGCGGAAGCAACGACGTGATCTTTTCCAATATCTTATCCCGTGTTCAATGGATCAAAGATGCTCTCACTTCGGAATCCATGTCAGGTAAGGTAGATGGGTTTTCCCTTcataatttttcttctcatttttaTTGTGTAGCCAATTGGTATCCGCAAGCGACTCACATACCGTTTCAATACAGCAACGGTGGACCAAGGGGTGCGGGGTCCTACCGCGGTGTACTGATGACTTTGGAAACGTACAGCTTCACGCCTTCCACAGTGACATACTACGGATGGCGAAATCCCCCGCATTTTACAATTCACAGCATCGGCGCAAACGTGCAAATTTACCAACATTTTGCCGTCAATGTAGCGGCCAGGGCTCTCACGCAGGGAGAGCCGGCTAATGCAAACGTCATCGAGATTGCCCTGGCATGGAAGTCGCCAGAAATTGACGCGTTGCCTGCCGTCGTCCAAGAGAAATTGGCCGAACTGATGCGTTGGGTAGAGACGCAGACGGGTATCAAGAGAACGACGCGTCAATTTTACAAGCCCTTCGACGCGTACGGAAAAGAGTCCGAGCATCGAATGAGCGAACTCGAGTGGAAATATTTCGACGGCTGGTGTGGTAGACAGCACGTTCCTGGTATATCAAATCCCGATCCAGGAATGCTTGAAACCGGCGTTCTTCTGTCCCACGGTGCTCCAggttattaataattaattttttctcggtTAGCAATTGCTGATGTCTGCTGCGTTTCAGTTAACAAGTACGATGTCAAAGTCTATACAAGAGACGAATCAGTTCGCACTCCAAGTAGTGttgaaatttcttttgctgGGCAATGGGGAAATACAGCACCGTACTCGATCACGTCGAGGACGCTGACAAGGTGATGTCACTGACGTATCAAAAGTAGAAatttaatgaattaattttggTTGTGCAGTGGATCCTTCCTCGCTGGAGCTGGTGCGCAGTTTTCGGTGACAACTGATGAAAATCTTGGAACGCTAAAGCGAGTGAAAATTTCTGTGAATGGAATATCACACAGCTGGTTTCTCGATGAAATAGAAGTAACAAACGCCAGATCTGGGTAAACAACCGAAAGGAGATATTACCAAAAGTAATACTCGTTTAGTGTTAAATTCACTTTTCCTTGCGATCAATGGTTTGATGAGAACAAAGGCGACAGGATGACTTcgcgcgttttttccttGGATGGCGTAGAACCAGCAGGTACGAATCAAAGCAGATCATCAGCACGCTGCCACACGattaaaattgtttttctagcATACAAATCCAAGAAGTCCAAATCCGCCGGTAAAAGATCGTTGTAAAGAGAGTTTCACGAGAGCACTTATCCTTTCATTTAGGCACTCTGCAAGACGTTGCCGAGGGAAAAGCCGACTGCACTCTGTCATCAATCAGAGGAATTACAAATCAAATCTTCCATCAGTTCCACTGCGACAACGCAGACGCGCTCACCGAAATTTCATCCTATCCGCAACTGTGCATGGAAAGTTCAGTTATTCCGTACATGCAAATCGATGCGGCCAAATCACTAAAACGCcttcttgacgacgaaatcggcaAAGGAACTGTAACAGTCGGTTCGGCAATCCGCTCATTGCCACACCAGTATATTTTGGCTCAGTGGCAGCAACGAGGAGCCTGTAGTCAGCTGGACGCAGTAGATTTGCCTGGAAAGTCCGATCATATGGAGGGATTGGTTATAAACGTAAAACAGTTCAATCAATTCAAGACCAACGCTTCACAGCACGGTTTCGCCTGGGCTGGGAATACAAGTGAAAGCTTCGCGTTCAGAGGTTTTCGTTCAAGTCCCGTGAACGTTCAGACAAATATGATTGCGAGCTTTCAAAAACTTTGGAATTTAAACTATCCTTCGGACGCTGTTCTCGTGAACGGTCAGTGGAACGACTTGACCAAAAGCAAACTACTGCAAAGCCCTGCGAACGGCTTTCCCGTCAGTCCTTCGTGTTCGTATGCCAAGCCCAAGATTCCGTGCTGTAGAGCTGGAAACAGCAGGGGCAGATGCACAACGACAGAAGAATGCCTTGGGAAAGGTAGCTGCACAATAGCGTCATCTTCTGAAGCAAATATGTGCAATGACGATGTATTCAAGACATGTTGTACGTCGAAGATACAGAGAAAAAGTCTATTTCTTAACTTGTCTTCGTAGGCGCTTTGTCCCGGTTGAGAGATTCTGTTCCCCTGCATTCAGGTATAAGACACTGCACTTGTGTTAAACCAAGTGCTGATTTTTGTTCCCAAAGGAAATCATGAGTACGACATTATTCTTTACACTGGAGATCAGTCAGATTCGACCAGCAACGCTGACATTCACGTCAAACTGAAAGGAACACTGGGAGAATCTGAAAATATCGTTCTAGAAGCAAAAAAGTATGTTAATTCGCTTCAAACGACTTTCACACGCTTACGCACGTTTGTCCTATAGAGGCTACAGCGTTACTCCTGGTTCGGTTCTTCGTCGGAACACATCCTTGCAATTCAGTCTCGGTGACATTCGGTCCTTTGACGTCGGACACTTCAACAACACATTCGGCGGTGGATTTTATCTCAAAAAGGTGGTCGTCATTTCAACTTTTTCcaatttgaagaaaaagtaagACATCGTTGAAAAAACCTTCATTCTATGCGACTTACATATGGTTAAGATTTGACTTCGTCTGCAACTGTTGGCTTGACAGTTCAAAAGGATACATACAGACGACATTGCAGGAGCAGATGTACCTGGCTTTAGGTaaaagaattcaaattcCTTTTTCACTCAACGACGTTTCGTCCGCAGATGCCAAGAACTGTTCTGGTATAGATGGAGCCAGTAGAGGTACGTAagcgaggagaaaaagactgCATGCTGACTTGAAGAGTTCCTTTTTAGAAACCGTTAAGACTGCTATTGAAGGAAACCCGGGATGCAGTCCAAGTGAAGCTTACGGGCTGGCACAGCAAATAACAGAGCAGACACGATGCAACGATCCTTCGATGCTCTCTGACATATCAATCGATCCCAATTTCTGCGTCCAGAACAAAGCCTTTCCCTATCTGCTTGCTGGAGCCCATTCTTCACTGCAACAACACATTAATTCATCCTTACGAAGTCCCTTCTCTGTCGTCAACGGACTCGAGCCGCTTGTATTTCAATTCATTCGCCAAAAATGGGGTGAAACAGCCCTTTGCGGCTTGGACGAAATACAGGCGGTCGGAACAGATGCCTTTGACGACGGCAGTACCCTTGCAGTAACAGAAGCGGATGCTCTCCTCAGACTGTTGCCTGCAGAAAAATGGAAGCAGTCACCCACGAAGAATTATCTTAGGTGGTATAAAAGAAATATCGTTCTTAAAAGGAAGTAACCGCTCCTCGTTGCAGATACGCTGAGAATGCCTCTGACATCGTCAGAGCGCAGATTAAAGCATTTCAGCAGTTGTGGAACGCCAACAGTCCCAAATCACCTATTCCCGTCGATGGCGTTCTGACTCAGAAGACCATAGACGCTCTATTGAAGTCGCCCGCTAAAGGCTTTGACTCTGGAGCGCGGTGTTCCTTCCCGCAGAAAATCGGATCGCCGTGCTGCACTGCTGACAAACAGAAAGGACGATGCGTCGGCATAGCAAGCTGTGAGCCCAACAGGAGAAGACAAGGCTACTGTTCGAACGCTGCCACCGTTTGCTGTAAGACGATAACAGTCATTACATTGTCCTTTTCTGATTCTCCTCTTTTCAAGGCGTTGGAAGATCGGCCGTTGGTAAGAAAGACAAAGGTCAAACAGAGGTATAAACAGTAATAAgcaattttctttagaaattAAATTCCCCAGCGGTTTGACGCTCGAAGAGACTCTAGCCCCCGTCAGGGAGGCGTCTAATTTCAACGATCCTTTGCAAAGAGGCGTTCCTCTCATACATGGGGCTGGAAAAGAAGATGATCTCGTTTCAACGAACTTTTATCTAAAGGACTTTTTCGATCCGTCCACTAATCATCTGCGTCTTAGTCCTTTGTTAGTTGAGTGCATCCAGTTGACACAGGACAGCTCCAACTCGGCTATTAATGTCACATCAGGATATCAGACAATGACAACGACGCAAAGTAGTAAAAGTTCCTCCGTGTTTCAAACAGGAACTGCCGCAGTCATTCAGTTTGGAGATGGTAGTCCAAGTTTTCTCCTGGCAGAGGTTCAAAATAATTGCTAAAACACATTCTTTTCGCCAACTTGAAGTCTCGTTTTCCTTACAGAATGTCTTAAAGGGATGCTTGAAGTGGATGAGAAACCAGGGCAGCGAGTTAGGAATAGGACTGAAAGATCAGTACTCTCTGCACGTTGAACTGCGAAATCACTTTGATGCATGGACGTTGCCAGCGGCGGGAATGTCTGATCAGCAATTCAAGTCCTGGGCTCAAGACCAAATCgttgaaatagaaaaagacgGTAGAACCAAAGTGTAGTATTGATGTAAAGTAACTGATATCTGGTTCAGTATCTTTTACTCCTGTCTGCGAGAACGTTGCGCAGCTTAAAGTAGGAGAATCTTTTCCTCCCGGCAAAGATGCCGCAAGCGCATGTGGCAAGACTGATCACATTATTAAACGATATTCTCCAGATTTCGACAGGTCAGAAATACACTTTCTTTCAATAAAGGCTTCAAAACCGGTTTTCTTTAGTCTAGTCCAATATCCAGGAAGTCAAATAGCTTTCTCGtcggaagagaaagatgatGCTTGGTGCGGGTGGCCGGGAAGACAATGCATTGACTGTCGCTCCCAGACAAAAGGCTTTTCTACGGCGTCGAAATGTGCTGATAGGCTAATGTCAATAAGACTGATGAACCGTCTGGCAGCTCTTCAGCAACTTCTCACCAGAGAACTTCCAGGgcgtaagaagaaaatcaattagcAGACGTTGACTCATATCTATTATTCTTGCAGACGTTGTCATTGTTAGAGAAGCATGGGATGAAGCGACATCCTCGTCTCTGTACGGCTGGGGATCATTTGACGAGCACTCGCTCCATTACGAAGGTCGTGCAGCGGACATATCCGTCTCAGCAAATCTTACACTGATTCCCAATCCTCCGCAACCACCCCCAACCGACACAAGACTACTTGGAAAAGTCTCCGCTTTGGCCAATTGCGCTGGATTCGACCACGTCTGGTACAAAGACAAGCAGACAATTCAAGTAAAGACGAAAATTCCAAATTCGGcgaataaaaaagagaaattttttgcaGGTATCTGTTCGAAAATCTCTCGGTGTCGGAACCGTTGTAAGCTTTCCCTATTCGGACTTCGTCTGCGTTTCTCCGCCGTCTAACGTATCGGCGGTGTACGCATTGACGGCAAGTCCGTACCTCTTGGGGGCCCCCTGTCTGCTCGACAGCGACGgcagagaagacgaaatgaTCACAAAGGAGCATTCCGTCGGCGCTTTTTTGTCGTCTGACGCGTCGAGATACTTCCGACTTCACCAACTTATCCCGAAAACGGTCGATTTGATAGGAGAACGGCTGTGGGTTGACCACAGGGCGAAATTATCCATAGAAAAAGCGTACGAGATCAACGACGATCAAGACGATCGACTCCACAGCCTAGGACAGGTAGGTCGCTCGCATTTCTGCCCCGTATGCTTCTCCATTGCTTGATGGGAAcaatgtatttattttttttgtatctATGGGAGGGCGGGCTTTTGTCGCTCTCACGACATCATTCTGCTAGGGAATTGAACTTCGATCGGACGCCAAAGTGTCAACTATGGAATTGGCGTCTGCAATCATTGAAACAGCTGGTCTATACATCTTGTCAGTCGGCTTAGGATTTGGAACAGAACTGAGAGAAAATTCGATCTATTATGACGTTCGACCGGATGACGTCAGCGTGTGGTCGAAATCAAATGAaatgaacgacgaagagtGGAAAGATTTCGTAAACCTTGGTCTGAAAAGAGGTAACAAATGAAAttcttttgaaattgacACTCACACATATTTGATTAGCTTCCCGCCGAATCACGCCTTCCAATTCAAACAAGAACTGCTATTCTGTTCCTTCAGCACCGTCTCCGATGTATTCCTGGCAGTCGCCGGCACCTCAAAATAAAGGAAATAGCACGATTAGAACAATTGTCtgcgaagatgacgacgaatcttTGGAGCACTGCAAGTCAACGAGGACTTATCGTGAAGAGCAGGTGAACATCCTGTGGAGCAAGCTTCAAAATGGCTATCATTTTGCACGAccaaaagatgacgtcaaacacGCTCTGAGTATGTGTTTTGGCGAATTGTGCGGAAAATGCTACAAAGGTGGCTTTAATTATACCAGTTTACATCGACTGTTACTTTCCCTTTCAGGTGACACTtgggaaaagaagagagagcaCTGTAGCAATTTCATTCACTGGGCTCCTCTTAATTTTGGTGATGGAGAGAACGTCGGAGCTATCCTTGCTGCTGAAAATCAGAACGCCAAAGAGTTTGGCTGCAACGATTTCTCCTGCCTCGACAGAACGGAAATATATTCCGTCCTCGGTTCGTTCCCTAACAGTTTCGCTTCGTTGATTTCATATTTTAATATGTGCAGCTCCGTCTATATTTGGACTGTATCCCGTGCAAAAAGGAAGCAGTACAAGGGACAAAATCTACTCGCCTGGCAGCAATCCCCTTCCTGTTCTAGACTTACTGCAGGAAACCTTTGCAATGAACTTGCAAGGAAAAGTGACAATCATAGTCGAAAACGAGGCAGAAATGTCGTCCTTGAAAAAATCTCTAAGGGTAAAAAGccaaattatttaattttccTCACACTAAACATCTACACTCCAGGCACTTATGGTGTACAATACGAGGATCACAGAAATTGTTGTTTTTACATTCAAGGCAGAAGTCGACGCAATAAGAAATTTCATAGAAAATAGCATGGCAGAATGGTCGTCGTTGGTGTGCTCAGATCTGTCTCGAAAATATTTcagcgacgtcaaatttgAAACCTTTGACTAAACAGTAGCGTTTCGATTATGATACGCATGTTTTTACACTTGTTTGTCAGTGTCAGTGTGTCTGTGAATGCTCTTGTGAACTGCTAGTTTATAGGTGTACCATGAACGTCATACATTTGCATCATGCTGTGGTGACCTGCTCTAGAAATCAAAGCGTTATTGACCCTGTCTTCTCAATAATCCTGTATAGGTACAGATCAAATGAAATGCATTCAAATCTATTCGCCACCTGCTGCTATAATGCTTATTTCTCACTTCCCTAGACGCAGTCACTAAAATTATCGAACAATCGTTTCTGTTTCTGgattctcctttttctgcGCAACCCATACGTACACAATCTCTCCAAATAGAATCAGAAACGCTCCTTTCAACGAGGCGAGCATAATGTCAAGCTCAAACATAAATCCAGCAATCACAGTAGACGGTATCAAAGCAAACGCAGCGGTGACCAAGTACGTCTCCGGCGTTCCATAAAACAACAGCAAGAGCACAACAGCCTCAAGACCAACTTGAAGAGGAAACTAGAAACTTAGATAGAAAATAGGTGTCCCATGTTgactattttttttctgtaccATAGCGCCAATTAAATTTAGCCCAAGGTGCATTACACGCAGTTGACCACCACAGGAAAGAGGCCTCCGAATCTCCAACAATAGCCCTCAAAAAACCAGCAATAATGATTCCCAGGCTAAGGAGTTTCCCAATCTTGTGTCTATTGCCGTAGAATAAACTCCCGGCAATGATGCACGCTCCCATGATGCGACTCGCCTGAATAAGAGGTGACTCGGCAGCGTTGTTGTACGGAGAGTCAAGTATGTGAATTCTGGAGGCAATGGAGATGAGTGGCAAAACGACTGGCCAAATAGCCGTCGAGAGCATTTccctaataattattattataacaTCGGCGAGCTTTTGGACGCTATTTCACCTGTAGTTCCCTTGTTTTCGTTGAAAGGCTTTTATTAGGACAGTAGAGTGCGAGCACGACATGACTGCCCCATGCAGCGAAGGAGGAGCCCCTCTGGTGGCGGAATAAAGCGATAAGGCGCGAATTCGCGTATTCCGAGCAAATGCAAGAGGACGATAAGACCGACGCCTAACACTGAATAACGCAGAAGGTGATTGAACGTCGACATCTAACTAGCTAGAGGTAAGTATGAAAATTGGGACATCATGCAGTTTGGGACACCTGTTCGACTACATTTGCAGCGATAACCCGGTAAGTTACCTCATAGTACATCTTAAAGCCCATTCTCTTGGTATTCGTTTGCGCCATTAGCCGAGCCTGTAAAATTTACACACGCTTAGTTATTGGCTTTTGAACGAGTCGAGGTCACTGTTGGGCCCACACGTAGGTATATTTGGACAGAGGTGTATCTCGGCGAGTTCCTAACGGATTCAAGCATGTATAGGCAGGCTGTCCAACCGTCCCGCTTTCCCAAAAGGAAAGCGGTGTTTTTTACTTTGAAGTCGAGTGCATTTTTTAGCTAAAAAGCcgcgcttttctctttgaagTTCAACTTTTTGGACGTCCGAACGTCCCACTTAAATTTCGTTCTTTACGAGGTTGGACAGCCTGCATAGGCTCATTCGAAAGCTTAGGcgtagaaaagagaaaataaataatcactTCTAGCGCTTGTAAGGCGCCTTGAATGAGATGTGGTCTAggttttttctctcagagCAACTGGACTCTAACATGTGGATGCCCATAGTAAGCCACAACAGTCACCTCAGTCGTCATTTTGAATAGAATTGGACCAAATTAGCGATTCGCACGAGGTCATATCGGGGAGATAAGAGTTTTTCCAAGTTTGCTTTTCAAATACAGTATTTACTATTGCTTAAGGGATGGTTAAGGATAAAACTATCCTTCAAAGACCTCGCTTGCCTAATTATGTAGCAAACTGTCTAAAATTTTCTgtactagataatgatggccttttgtgagccatcatgtgatccccgaacaccctcagcACGCTACTAATTCCTTTTAATctaattttagaaaagcctaTGTGCCTAACCACGTTAGTTGGCATGCCTTATTTTCTACTACAATTAATTTGACCTCTTATGTGACCCAGAGCTACACCTCCCTACCGCAACCTCTGCCCCTTCGGtcacgaggcccattatcagctcgcagttgggtttgcgtgctgcgagcttcgctcgcagcacgacaaacccaacgtgctcctttactgcaTTCCCTTGAGAAAGCTATTTGTTAGGTGCCCGTTATGTTTATTTATCCTTGGTGGATATAACAGTACTGTTATATCTGGGCTGCAAACTACTGAACATAATCCGGGGTTACTACATgtatctactgtgacgtcacctttttcggTAGCATGAATTTAATATACGGGAGggtatgacatcacaatgaatgtgatgtcataaaggcacctttgtgtgtgattggcctaagagcgattgtgacgtgagcgttaccgacagacagacagacagacagacacacaAATTGGTTTTtgggcgatcacgtttgagagcctctcccaccagggcgcgcgcgggcttggcccgcgcgcgccctggtgggaggggaaTTAGAGTAGTTGCGGCAATTCTTGAATAAGGCAGTTAGAACTGCTAAAAATGTGTTTTTTCAACTATTGTCTCCCTGACCTGACTCCGTGCAAACCGCTTAAATTGATCtaaatcaattcaaaatgaCGACTGAAGTTGGGAAGGTTGCGCTAATTATTCTGTCTTTCAATGGGCATCAACATATTAGAGTCCAGTTGCTCTGAGAAAAAACCTTGTCCCATTTCTCATACAAGACCACATCTCATTCAATATCAACTACCTCACAACTGAACCCAGAGACAACATGACAATGCAGGTCGCGTTTCGATTTGCTTCTACACCGTAACAGTATTCTAA
This sequence is a window from Oscarella lobularis chromosome 7, ooOscLobu1.1, whole genome shotgun sequence. Protein-coding genes within it:
- the LOC136189376 gene encoding uncharacterized protein produces the protein MKPFAGFFASLIFALFDATASQVVVLPGSSTNGIIPNSGLSLYEVTAQPPFPPDALWVEIIASRPTTSRQCNGNSITMLTSTSLANVQSRDAAAYTAFPYKNCSSGRAGQIDKYRLSSSGTKIFVAVAAKSQSAFRLDVSYRGKETKETFGELAAEKSHPWHVMIRRSSNADTMQPFCSGTLISPRWVVTAASCLQSVEAYEKIGRRFDVRLGAYSTQGDDLQTVPFTADDVYDGQSNDVDIGLLRLPHEASISQSVAPVSLPDVDDQDWVRTDLRSVEATYWNLDSHAAYSIDLHRLAISLLSNSQCKELAQGVGLNADDLSTGSRQICAQSTESDCDGDLGSPLVAERDGVPFLIGVLSTGHACRSGSNDVIFSNILSRVQWIKDALTSESMSANWYPQATHIPFQYSNGGPRGAGSYRGVLMTLETYSFTPSTVTYYGWRNPPHFTIHSIGANVQIYQHFAVNVAARALTQGEPANANVIEIALAWKSPEIDALPAVVQEKLAELMRWVETQTGIKRTTRQFYKPFDAYGKESEHRMSELEWKYFDGWCGRQHVPGISNPDPGMLETGVLLSHGAPVNKYDVKVYTRDESVRTPSSVEISFAGQWGNTAPYSITSRTLTSGSFLAGAGAQFSVTTDENLGTLKRVKISVNGISHSWFLDEIEVTNARSGVKFTFPCDQWFDENKGDRMTSRVFSLDGVEPAAYKSKKSKSAGTLQDVAEGKADCTLSSIRGITNQIFHQFHCDNADALTEISSYPQLCMESSVIPYMQIDAAKSLKRLLDDEIGKGTVTVGSAIRSLPHQYILAQWQQRGACSQLDAVDLPGKSDHMEGLVINVKQFNQFKTNASQHGFAWAGNTSESFAFRGFRSSPVNVQTNMIASFQKLWNLNYPSDAVLVNGQWNDLTKSKLLQSPANGFPVSPSCSYAKPKIPCCRAGNSRGRCTTTEECLGKGSCTIASSSEANMCNDDVFKTCCALSRLRDSVPLHSGNHEYDIILYTGDQSDSTSNADIHVKLKGTLGESENIVLEAKKGYSVTPGSVLRRNTSLQFSLGDIRSFDVGHFNNTFGGGFYLKKVVVISTFSNLKKKFDFVCNCWLDSSKGYIQTTLQEQMYLALDAKNCSGIDGASRETVKTAIEGNPGCSPSEAYGLAQQITEQTRCNDPSMLSDISIDPNFCVQNKAFPYLLAGAHSSLQQHINSSLRSPFSVVNGLEPLVFQFIRQKWGETALCGLDEIQAVGTDAFDDGSTLAVTEADALLRLLPAEKWKQSPTKNYLRYAENASDIVRAQIKAFQQLWNANSPKSPIPVDGVLTQKTIDALLKSPAKGFDSGARCSFPQKIGSPCCTADKQKGRCVGIASCEPNRRRQGYCSNAATVCCVGRSAVEIKFPSGLTLEETLAPVREASNFNDPLQRGVPLIHGAGKEDDLVSTNFYLKDFFDPSTNHLRLSPLLVECIQLTQDSSNSAINVTSGYQTMTTTQSSKSSSVFQTGTAAVIQFGDGSPSFLLAENVLKGCLKWMRNQGSELGIGLKDQYSLHVELRNHFDAWTLPAAGMSDQQFKSWAQDQIVEIEKDVSFTPVCENVAQLKVGESFPPGKDAASACGKTDHIIKRYSPDFDSLVQYPGSQIAFSSEEKDDAWCGWPGRQCIDCRSQTKGFSTASKCADRLMSIRLMNRLAALQQLLTRELPGHVVIVREAWDEATSSSLYGWGSFDEHSLHYEGRAADISVSANLTLIPNPPQPPPTDTRLLGKVSALANCAGFDHVWYKDKQTIQVSVRKSLGVGTVVSFPYSDFVCVSPPSNVSAVYALTASPYLLGAPCLLDSDGREDEMITKEHSVGAFLSSDASRYFRLHQLIPKTVDLIGERLWVDHRAKLSIEKAYEINDDQDDRLHSLGQGIELRSDAKVSTMELASAIIETAGLYILSVGLGFGTELRENSIYYDVRPDDVSVWSKSNEMNDEEWKDFVNLGLKRASRRITPSNSNKNCYSVPSAPSPMYSWQSPAPQNKGNSTIRTIVCEDDDESLEHCKSTRTYREEQVNILWSKLQNGYHFARPKDDVKHALSMCFGELCGKCYKGDTWEKKREHCSNFIHWAPLNFGDGENVGAILAAENQNAKEFGCNDFSCLDRTEIYSVLAPSIFGLYPVQKGSSTRDKIYSPGSNPLPVLDLLQETFAMNLQGKVTIIVENEAEMSSLKKSLRALMVYNTRITEIVVFTFKAEVDAIRNFIENSMAEWSSLVCSDLSRKYFSDVKFETFD